TGCTGGCCATGACCCTCCACCGATCCCTGGCGAGGACGGCCACCACGCAGGGCACGCTCCCCCATGGCACGCTCCCCCATGGCACCCTGCCCCATGGCACTCTGCCCCTCAAGCCCACGAAGTCTACGCTGTCGCTCGCTAAGTGAGTTCGCTTGATGGCCTTATTTGTGTCTTTTGTTTGTAGatgtattttatgattatatatgtatataaagtgttAGTTTGTGTAGGTAGggggatggataggtggatggagagaggaggaggaggaggagaagaagaagaagaagaagaagaagaagaagaagaagaaagagaaagagaaagagaaagaagtagaaagaggagaaggaggaggaagaagaaaaggagaaggagaaagagaaggagaaggagaagagaaaaagagagacaatccgacacttttgtaatttttattattctaatcccctcctctcccttcttccacctccacccatccaccctccccttgTCCACCTCCAATCCACTacctacctccaccccctcccctcttccacccgcctccatccacccctcttcccccctccaccccactttCCCCCACTCTCACCCACTCACCACTCTTCCCACCCACTCCtacatcccctccaccccctcccctcccctcccctcccctcccctccccccctcttcccacccacccacccacccaaaacaaaaccacacctaacccccctttttttttctctctccctccccgcccccccaccaGGCGTGAGGGCAGCCTAGCGAGTGTGTGGGGCGCCTGCGTGGCCGAAGCGGGCGAGCAGTCTCCGCGCACGCCGCCGTATGTGGGCGCTTCTCCTACTAATCTGCATAAGGTGAGGTTTTAacgatggggtgggatggggggattTGTGATGTGATGGGGATTTTGTGTGATGGGGATTTTGTGTGATGGGGAGTTTGTGATGTGTTAGGTGGGATATGATGTACATAACATGATGTACTGTGGTGTATGATGTGAggatatataatgtggtgtggtcATATGTGATATCACGCTGCaatgtgatgtgatgatattTTATGATCTCATGATGTTATATGGTGAGGGCCTCTCTCACCAGTCTCTATAAGGTGAGGTTTTAACGACGGTTTATGATGTGAAGTGTGATATATGAAGTGATATGTATTGTGATATGATATTTTATGATGTGATGTGATATGTAGAGTGATGTGATAGATATGATTTAGTGATGTGACGATATGATATGAAGTGCTGTGATATAATGTAACTTGCTGTAGTGATGTGACGATATGTAGCATGACGCTGAAGTATGGCATGATATGGTGTAGTGTGATGTGATAGTGATGTGATATGGACTGCGATGTAGTATATGACATAATATGGTGTAGTGTGATGTGAGATGTGATGAAAAAATGTTAGTGTACTGAAGTTGATCATGACCTATGGATAATTAATGACAATTGATATGATTGAAAACGTGTCGGTCACTATGCAATTAGTGTTTTTATGAGATCAGATTAATGAGGAAACGGTAATTATACATGTAATTTGAGATgaaattattctgtttattttttgtatatatttttaactggttgagttttattcttgttattgtttacattttgtcttaccgttattattattttttattagtgttatttttgttattattgttactagtttttttgcaattattgatatTGCTTTTATAATAGCCATTACATGTTTATagttatcgtcattattcttaattcttGTATATTCGCGTGCAATAATTTCAACAGAATTCGCGAAAGAAGTTGTGGCTTGACTTACTTCCTGAAATGTGATTGATTTTTTGAGTGTTTGATATACGAGTGTTTCACGTCcttgttattcattttttgtgaCGGTTCCGGTTAGCGAAATTTAAgaaggatttgtgtgtgtgtgtgtgtgtgtgtgtgtgtgtgtgtgtgttccggaAGTTGACATTTTCCTCTCTGTGTGTGCGCATGCttgtctgtatatttgtttatctgtctgtttaccttcTATGTCTGTGCCAATGTCCGCATGCGTCTATATCTATACTGTTCGTCTAGAAATtcacgcacccccctcccccccgtccctcccccagaCCGTGTCCTGCCACCTCCTGGACCAGATGTACGTCTCGACGTCGCTGCCTCTCCTGTCGCCCGCTGACCTCAAGCGCCCCGAAGTCACCGGCGTCGCCTACACGTGAGTGACGTCGCGTTCGGGAGGaggagctgtttttttttttttttttttttttttttttttttttttgtcttatttattgacttatctgtgtttagttattttttttatttgtttatttaattttatgatttatttgtttgttgattattgttatttattatcattgttatgattttgttattattataattatttattattattattatcataataatagtaactgtaatgatgataataataataataataataataattattattattattattattatttatatatcattatttatatactattgttattattatttattatgtatatattattattattattattattattattattattattactattggtattaataataataataataataataatattattattattattattttgtatgtgtgtctgtttgtctcattttcccctcttttttcccttcgtgTCGTTTTCTTCAAATATTGATTCAACTCTTCGGGGCAAAACtcgcatacatacatgccattCCAATAAACTTGTTTTTAATgtctggatatttttttctttaattttctcaaCACGTAATGTACTTTATTTTCCTGTCATATAACAACACGTGGCATATTGTCGTTTTCTTGGCATTTGATCAACACGTGAGACTTTATTTTTCTGTCACTTTCTCATCTCGTGGAGTATTTTTCTGTCACTTTCTCATCTCGTGGAGTATTTTTCTGTCACTTTCTCATCTCGTGGAGTATTTTTCTGTCACTTTCTCATCTCGTGGAGTATTTTTCTGTCACTTTCTCATCTCGTGGAGTATTTTTCTGTCACTTTCTCATCTCGTGGAGTATTTTTCTGTCACTTTCTCATCTCGTGgagtattttttttgtcattttctcatCTCGAATGGTATTTTGGTTTCCTTTAATTTTCGCAGCACGGAAGTTTgcttattttcctttaattttctcaACTCGGAGAGTATATTTCTGTCATTTTCTCAACACGTGGAGTATTTTCCTGTCATTTTCTCAACATCTGGAGTATTTTCTGTCATTTTCCCAACACGTGGAGTATTTTCCCGCCATCTTCTCAACACGAAAGGTAGCTTATTTTCCCGTCACTTCTCACCACGTGGCGGAGTGTTTTAAgccaccccaccctcctcctcccctgcagcTGCGGCGGCCCCACGGTGTACTCCCCCTACACGTGGCTCGGGACCAACGTGACTGTGCGTCGACCCACGCCGGCCTTGGCGCTCCCGAAGGAGAATGTGCCGAAAGGTGAATTGTGATGGATATCGTCTTTTTGGGGTGCTAATATTTCTCTGGTGTTAATATTTGATATTTAGTGTTAGTATGTATCTGATTGTGATGATGTTTCTTTAGtgctagtatatattttttagtgctaatatatatatatatatatatatatatatatatatatatatatatatatatatatatatagtatatatagtatatatagtatatatagtatatatatatatatatatatatatatatatatatatatatatatatatatatatatgtagtaccaATATTTACTTCATGTTAAGATTTTTTTAGTGTCAATATTTCCTTGGTGCCAGTATTTCTTAAATCAATATCCTCTTGGTTTctaaaataaaatctattaatcattattctccACAGCTGcagaaatattatatactatttaaatggctatctaaaaaaaaagaaaaagaatagaaatgattaacgataatataaAGATTTAATTAAATCATCTCTGTGCTGCGAAATAAAGACATACGACTTATAAGGCatcacaaaaaagataaataaataaataaaagataaaataaaaagcaggtgataataatgaaatcacgCCATCTCTGTGCTAAGAAATTAAgacattgaaaatttaaaaaatccatcAACATTacgaaacaaaacagacaaacgacGCATAAAAATCAAGCACAAGATGAAGatccactaacccccccccccctattgcaGGCGAGGACAAGAACACCCCGGACCAGGGCGCCTGCAGGTCCCTGGTGCAGGAGTTGTCGATCCTTCGGCGCCTCCGTCACCCTGCCTTCCTGGAGGTGATGGCGGTGTGCCACGTGTCGCTGCCGCAGCCCGAGCACATCACCCTCGTCTTCCAGAATGTTCCCCACGGCTCGCTCTACCACCATCTGCACGTACAGGTGAGGAGCGACACGGAGGCcgagagtggtggtggtggtgatggtgccgATAATGGTGTTAATGTtgatagtagtagtgatggtaatgatggtgttgatgatgatgatgataatgataatgagagttacaatgatagaaataatgatcatgataatgatgataacagtaatgatgataataacaataataatgataataacaataataatgataataataataattatgataacaatgacaaggataatgctaatatcaacaaccacaacaacaacaaacaacaaaaacaacaacaaagaacagcaaacaacaacaccagTAATAAAAAGAATAGCCTCAATAACTAcccccattgcccccccccctgctcaccacccccctaaccctccctcctccccttcctcctcctcagcatCGAGATCTGAACGTGGGCGGCGCCGTGGACATCCTCGTGGGCTTGGTGGAGGCCATGCTGTTCCTGCACGCCCACGGCTGGCTCCACACGGCCGTCTCCTCGCACGCGCTCCACCTCGTCTCCACCAGCCACGCCAAGCTCGGGGCCTTTGAGTTCGCCCTCGAGATGCAAGGGAAGGTAAGGCGGAAGGAGGACCGTCACTTCGGGATTTGCTTTGACTTTCAgtttatttctattgtttatttatttatttttttttgttcgttggtTGGAGGTTATTGTTTCGGTTTAGTGTGATTTTATTTTGgtgattaaaaaaatcatttattattattattatttctttgttcttgGTTGGAGGTTATTGTTTCGGTTAATGTGAATTTGTTTTCGAGATTTCTGGTTCATTCTTTGAGTCGTGTGGGTTTATAATTCGAAATccgcttttttgttttattttgttttaatttatttttatttcattttgattaatttttatttcattttttaatttttcatattaggTCATTTTTAGGCACGGAATGGTGAGAAAGAATAGTATATAGTTGAGGAAGGAtttcacaacatttttttttctcaatgaatGGCAATATTGCAGTTCGTAGTGAACGGTGGAAGTTAGTAGGCAACAGGTAGGgtatattttcttcattacatCCTTCGCTTTTCTTCCACCATGGAAAAGAATTTCACGCTTTCGTCCCCGTTGTTACTCTAGACTTACTcgatccctcattccctctcagcGCCATTCCTCTGCTCTTACTcgatctctcattccctctcgccGCCATTCCTCAACACTTACTCGATCCTCCAGGGCTGCAGCATGAAGGCGCCCCAGCTGCTCCGCGCGACGTGGCTTCACCCGTGGCAGGCGCCTGAGACACTGAGCGAGCAGATGGTCTCCGACCGCTCCGAGATCTACGCCTTTTCCGCCATCATGTGGGAAATCTGGTccggtgagtgggggggggggcgtggggggggtggtgggtgtgagggtggatgtgtgtgtgtgtgtgtgtgggtgggggtgggtggatgtgtgtgtgtgtgtgtgtgtgtgtgtgtgtgtgtgtgtgtgtgtgtgtgtgtgtgtgtgtgtgtgtgtgtgtgtgtgtgtgtgtgtgtgtgtgtgcgcgtgtgtgtgtgtgtgcgtggatgtctGTGGTTGCGCCGGGAGTGGTGGATGCAATTGTCGGTTGCAGTGTTTGtgattaattctttatttttagtaaatctagtttttgtctTTTCACTACAGCAGTGGTAGAATCTATAAGTACTTGTTGAGCATTTCTGGGTTAGTAGATATTCTCACTAATTATGGTATTATGCAATGAGACAGACCTGTAAACACCCTTCCTCTGCAATAATATTCTCAACACAGTATTGTATAATACACTCCATATACCAATCTATGAACACCGTACTTCCACGACAACACAATCAACACAATGCTCTCTAAATTGCCAACAATGTACTCTATAAAACGCCAACACTATACTCTGAATTGCCAACACTGTACTCTCTAAAATGCAACAATATATTCTCTGAAACGCCAACACTATGTTCTTTAAAACGATAACACCATACTCTGAAACGCCAACACTATACTCTCTGAAACGCCAGCGCAGTTCTCTGTACAACGCCCATCTTCCAGGCATGCCTCCTTGGTCGGGcgtggaggaggcggaggtggtgAGACGGGTGGGCGGGGGAGAGACGCTACCCCCCGTCAGcggttctcccccttccctcgtcACTTACCTTACTCAGTACGGACTCAAGTGGAACTCACACGAGAGGGAGCTCGACCTCCAGGAAATCCACACCATGCTGAGGTCCCTTAGGGTAAGAGCTGGAACTGGGTTTGTTTGTGAGCTGGAATGCAGTGTCGATTTTTGGGTGATGATGGGGGTCTTGTGGATTTTTTTACGGTGGATTTTTTCAGAGATTGtgagattttttctttccccagatTCAGTCGAATGAAGAGGACAGAGTGCCACTTATCCCAGCCTGGggtcctccttccatccctaacACGCCTGTCATTGGCAGGCATTCATCTCAAAATTCCGCACAAAATTCTCCCAGTTCGGACTCGGGCCAGAGTGTCCAGAGCGGCACAGATGAGCCAAGCCATAACAAGAGTAGCTCAGGGTCTGCTGCGAGTCAGGAGGGAATGTCTCCCGACCACTTAGCTAGGAACACAGGGAAGTACCCCTTGAGAAAGGAATCCAGCTCTGCCACGCGTATGTTAGTCACAGGCGAAGTGCACCACGAGAAGCCCTCTTACCTGAAACGCACGTGTCAAGAACCAACAGTATTAAGGAAAACGTCCGAGGGGCTTCAGAAATCCGTTAATGTGCCTAGAGAAGATAAGGTTGATGGGGCTGGGTCGAAAGCCATGCAGAGCTTGACGGACAAGGCGAGAGGGAAGACCATGAGTATAGACAGTGGATTCTCAACGCCTTGTACAAGAACGCCCAGTCCTGTTATTGACACCATGACAAGTGCCAAGTAAGGATTATTTAGAATTTCCAGGCAATTactgagaaaatgaaaatgaaattgctTTGCACTTTTACTTAGATTAATCAGTAATACTATTTGTGTGGACTGTGAATATCTTTATCATACTTAATTTACATCTTACTCTCTTTTTCAGAATAAACCCATCATTCTTGACATCCACCCCGTCCAGGCCCCCAACCACTTCAGTTTTACGTGCAGATCTCCAGCCTGATCTTCTGCCAAATAAAGTGAACATCAAGGCTTTGACAAACGGCCAGACTCCAGACATCCTTTCTCGGGGTCATCTGGACTGCAGCAAAGGAGGCTGCAGGAACAGGGATGAGTACGGCGGAGAGAGACACGCCGCGTCCTTTCACCCTGCTATGTCTCCCATTACTCCCGTGACGGACTCCGACCAGGACCACTCCCGGACGAGTTCTCCGTCGGACGAGGACCAAGCCTCGGGTTACAGTTACATCTCAAATGCGGCCAAGAGAGCCTTCCTGATGGAGAACGACGCCGGGGAGGACGGGGCCTTTCTGGCTCCCGAGCGCCCTGCCAGTGCTTCCAAGCTTGAGCACAATCAGCTGCAAACTCAGGCGTCCCACGCGCTTCGAAGGAAGGAGGTCGTCAGGCGCGGGCTGAGCATGACCAACATCAACTCCGCGCCCTTCTCCACCAACACCAGCGTTACAAGAACCACTTCACATATTTCTCTCTCCAGTGCATCATCCAGTGGCAGTAGTGATATCTGCGGACGCCGGCCAGTTAGAACTGTTAGTCAGATCACTCTTACGCTTAGAAAGTTGTCACAGGTCTCAGACTCCTCCTCCAGTAAGGATGACATGAATGATCCTCACCTTGAGCAGCAGACGCGAGCTCGGAGATCCCGCTCTGTCCCCAAGAGTCCAGCCCACTCTGCAAGGTAATGAGGGATTTAGCATGTGCAAGACAATCTAGTATGATATGAATGTAAATACATGAGTAGGTATGTCAGAAAGTATTTCCTTGAAAAACTCaaagaaatatatttcattaatttcattcattaaattcttattttttataatttttttttcaggagcagCAAAAGAGAGGGAAGCCGAGGATGGGACGAGATCACCGGTATCAAACCAGCCAGCCACCAGCTAACACGTCATTCGTCGTCATGTTCACTGGCTAGTGGTCCCTCGAGTCCCACACACCAGATCAACAGTTCCTCGCACTCACTGCAACCTCCCTCATCGAGTGCAGGCAACAGGCCCAGCACGAATCACAGCTCGCTCCCTCGATCTTCAACAAATCCCAGTGCTAAGGTTAGATCACTTGTATCAGTTATAGCAGTGATGATTTCTTGAATGATTTGAACTTTGTATATCAAAAGATATCATAAGCTGAACATTTAAGGGAAACTATactagtatagtataataataatatgtattgtattgtatgtattttttcacaGCAACCAGCCATTGGGCGGAGATGGAGCAGCATCAGTGGGACTTCAGCAGGGCTAGCAGAAACAGCGGTCAAGATTCAACCACGACGCCATTCCGAGGGTCAGAGATCACGTCCTCGAAAGAGCAGGCGGCGTCCAGAAGTTGAGGTTAGTTGTCCCTCGGCCTTTCATGGGCAATAGGATGGGTGTCGTTTCCTGCTTTGGAAGCCAGGATATATAGTCTAGTATAGATATATGCCTGTTTAATTAATGCACTTTGAAGTGATGTAATGCTTGTTTAATTAATGCACTTTGAAGCGACGTAATGCTATAGGATAGATGGAGTTTTAGCAGCGACACACTTCGCTTGATCTAATCGTCTTCCCCCTCCATACAGGTTGAGGAGGAGTTCTTTGATGACGAGTTCAACGCACTGTTATTCCAGCAGCCACACATGCAGCTTTCAGTAGGATCGTCAGAGAACCTGCTGGATAGCCGGGCACCACATTCCATGCTTGCGGACGGGTCAGGTAAGCAAGCGAGGAAAAAGAACGCAGGCTATAAAGTTTCCCCGTAATTAGGTTTGCTGAAAGTTAGAGCAAGTGATCTATTGTGAAGCAATGTTTTAAAATGTCAAAAGCAATGCAGGGGAGGATCTGTTATATTTGCACTCTTGGTAAAATCTTGATAACTTGAGCTCTGATAGTCGCTTAATAATCGGAGATTAGATGATTTGGATAAATATGGCAATATATAGATGAAGATTTAAAAGAACATACCGGCAATCAGTCATGCTCCTGATAAAAGCAAAGTCTTAAAGCTTCTTAAATCATTTTGGGATTAATTTTAGAGAAATAAAATACAAGTTTGCTATATGAAGCTAAAAGCAAAACGACTCAGTTGCTTGCATATTTACAAGACTCAAAGTCTCCTCTTGCTCACAAAGCTTAGCTTGTCCAGTCTCGTTAACTCCAACAAAAAGCAGCATTTAACCCCAGTTTGCATATTAATGCTTCCCAAATGCCTGAACTATTCATGCAAAATTTGAGATAAGCCAAAAagcttttttatttgtatgatgCCAAGAGCATTATAGCTTTGTATATCTGCTCACTTCTTGTGACTCTTTTTTAAGCATCTAACAATCAGTCAATATTCATTTTGTATATCCACGAGAAAGagacataatattaattatttgtaaaacTATGTTCGTATATAATTGCATCTTAGACCACAGTGTCATAATATCTCGACACATAAGTTCAAGTTATGAAGATTTTTGCTTTCTGACAAAAGCTAGAATAAAAGTACCCTGATATTTGAGGTATACAAAAAGATCAAGGAAAAAAAGTGTCCCCAAATGTACAAAGTGTGCATGCAGTAGATCAGAATTATGCTAGTTTAAAATTAGTTTCTTGAATTAGAAGTTCCAGACTTATAAAATCTAGTTGGAAGATGTATGCATTAAATCTCAGCTAGTTCTTACCTCCCAAGAATTTAAATCTATCCAAATAGTTATCTTCAGGATTTTTATTCCGCTATTCTTCATTACTGATTTAGATCTGTTTCTTAAATCATAGATAGTCATCTCGCTGCTACGGAATGTGCTGTTTTTATGAAGTTTGATTAGCTTGTTAATGTTAGTTTCAAAAGGCGAGGGTCTACGGAATAAAggattaatgctaataatagagTTAAAAGATAGAATAGTAAAGATAACAGGCATAAAATCTACGAGTTTAAGATCCCTCGATGAAGGCTAACCAATGCTTTCATTTGAATTTCCTTCCACGCTTTCATAGACGTGGAATCATGAATGGTAAGGAAAGTACTCCAGAAAGATGGGAAACTCAGTGAAATTCTTTCTGCTCTCTTCTTTTAGGAAATATTTGGTTTATTCTCTAAACATTTGGAGTGATCAGGCAGACAGACGACCAGCGTTTGGCGTATTGGTAAATTCAGAAACTCGAATCACGTTTAGCCTTTGGGCTTAATACACTAATGATTGACCTTGTGCTTGAGTTTGGTTtgttactaattatttttttgttttattttatccatAAATTGCATTTTTAGGGGATTTTAGTTGATTCCCTTCCGGTGTGAGGTTACCAATAAATTTAGATGTTTAAAATAACACATTCCGGCCTCTTACGGTGATGGTAAATTTATGTTAACAATTATCCTTGATATATTCCtcagttgcttttgttgttgttgttgcttgcaGTGGGAAATGGGCTTAAAATAATCAAGGTGTCGATTTTGTAGGAATGCTTTCATAGATGTAGATTTTGTTTTGTCAACCTTGCTAATCTCAACTACGTAAAATACTGACTTGAATTTGATTAATGTTTTCTTCAGTTGAGATCGCTTTAaactcgattattattattttttaatacaagaTGATTTACTCTATGATCATGAATCAGAAAATAGGTATTCTTGAAacaaattaatattcatttttattttctgatgatacagaatctctctctctctctctctctctctctctctctctctctctctctctctctcttctctctctctctctcgctctcgctctctcgctctcgctctcgctctctctcctctcttctctcctctctctcctctctcttcgtctctcgctctctctctctctctcgctctctctctctctctctctctctctctctctctctctcgctctctctctcctctctcctctctctctctctctctctctctctctctctctctctctcttctcctctctctctctcttctcctctctctctctcttcttctctctctctctcctctctctctctctctctctctctctctctctcctctcctctctctctctctctctctctctatctatatatataatatatataatatatatatatatatatatatatatatatatattttttttttttttttttttttttttttttttgtctatccatcttttactttctttcttatctttgctCCTTTACTCTCCCAGTCTCATTTGATAAATTACTAGTCTAATTTGTAAGCTATTCCTAACTCTCCCGCATGCAAATCTCTTAA
The Penaeus monodon isolate SGIC_2016 chromosome 18, NSTDA_Pmon_1, whole genome shotgun sequence genome window above contains:
- the LOC119584683 gene encoding uncharacterized protein LOC119584683, with the protein product MSRKAMSSALRLRSAIRSSSEDLYNTDGASSIPLGGWGAHGDLTRAGRAGVHIESVNSHGQTPLFCASFGGDNEVVALLLKLGANPNRRCGTNGSTPVHGAAYRGSRRVLRLLVEAGGDLSLEDNLEQTPRDYALKQPSPIRRQKILHFLDLLLAMTLHRSLARTATTQGTLPHGTLPHGTLPHGTLPLKPTKSTLSLAKREGSLASVWGACVAEAGEQSPRTPPYVGASPTNLHKTVSCHLLDQMYVSTSLPLLSPADLKRPEVTGVAYTCGGPTVYSPYTWLGTNVTVRRPTPALALPKENVPKGEDKNTPDQGACRSLVQELSILRRLRHPAFLEVMAVCHVSLPQPEHITLVFQNVPHGSLYHHLHVQHRDLNVGGAVDILVGLVEAMLFLHAHGWLHTAVSSHALHLVSTSHAKLGAFEFALEMQGKGCSMKAPQLLRATWLHPWQAPETLSEQMVSDRSEIYAFSAIMWEIWSGMPPWSGVEEAEVVRRVGGGETLPPVSGSPPSLVTYLTQYGLKWNSHERELDLQEIHTMLRSLRIQSNEEDRVPLIPAWGPPSIPNTPVIGRHSSQNSAQNSPSSDSGQSVQSGTDEPSHNKSSSGSAASQEGMSPDHLARNTGKYPLRKESSSATRMLVTGEVHHEKPSYLKRTCQEPTVLRKTSEGLQKSVNVPREDKVDGAGSKAMQSLTDKARGKTMSIDSGFSTPCTRTPSPVIDTMTSAKINPSFLTSTPSRPPTTSVLRADLQPDLLPNKVNIKALTNGQTPDILSRGHLDCSKGGCRNRDEYGGERHAASFHPAMSPITPVTDSDQDHSRTSSPSDEDQASGYSYISNAAKRAFLMENDAGEDGAFLAPERPASASKLEHNQLQTQASHALRRKEVVRRGLSMTNINSAPFSTNTSVTRTTSHISLSSASSSGSSDICGRRPVRTVSQITLTLRKLSQVSDSSSSKDDMNDPHLEQQTRARRSRSVPKSPAHSARSSKREGSRGWDEITGIKPASHQLTRHSSSCSLASGPSSPTHQINSSSHSLQPPSSSAGNRPSTNHSSLPRSSTNPSAKQPAIGRRWSSISGTSAGLAETAVKIQPRRHSEGQRSRPRKSRRRPEVEVEEEFFDDEFNALLFQQPHMQLSVGSSENLLDSRAPHSMLADGSASPVSLGLSSFSPSLTSSEDEEEGANQKENSLGVSGRLRRRLGAVVEDGNSDEEEEGVGRLGSCRSDVDGGKAIEGQEGASDTDDVLNGPWRAKDFGKEYEPLKSVELLRNLEKNLSTYLPTYSIGSDTETGEP